A stretch of Pseudomonas sp. CCC3.1 DNA encodes these proteins:
- a CDS encoding phosphoglycolate phosphatase, translating into MSGFEQLLGGQLPKLVMFDLDGTLIDSVPDLAAAVNTMLLKLGRPPAGIENVKMWIGNGAPMLVRRALAGNMTASGVDDAEAEEALAIFMDAYDGGHEHTTIYPGVRESLKWLQKQGVEMALITNKPERFVAPLLDELKMGRFFRWIVGGDTMPQKKPDPAALFFVMKMAGVTPEQALFVGDSRNDVLAAKAAGVRCVAMSYGYNHGRPIAEEAPDVVIDNLHELIAGCLDSAPEITLGASVHPSRRDSIVVVTRKLWMKVIKALARWRWRA; encoded by the coding sequence ATGAGTGGCTTTGAGCAGTTGCTTGGGGGGCAACTGCCCAAACTGGTGATGTTCGATCTGGACGGGACCTTGATCGATTCGGTTCCGGATCTGGCCGCCGCCGTGAATACCATGCTGCTCAAACTGGGCCGCCCGCCCGCCGGTATTGAAAACGTAAAGATGTGGATCGGCAACGGCGCGCCCATGCTGGTGCGCCGTGCACTGGCCGGCAATATGACGGCCTCGGGTGTCGATGACGCGGAGGCTGAAGAGGCGCTGGCGATTTTCATGGACGCCTATGATGGCGGCCATGAACACACCACGATCTACCCCGGCGTGCGCGAAAGCCTTAAATGGCTGCAAAAGCAGGGTGTTGAAATGGCGTTGATCACCAACAAGCCCGAGCGGTTTGTCGCGCCATTGCTGGATGAGCTGAAGATGGGGCGGTTTTTTCGCTGGATTGTGGGTGGTGACACCATGCCGCAGAAAAAGCCTGACCCTGCTGCACTTTTTTTCGTGATGAAAATGGCCGGTGTGACACCGGAACAAGCGTTGTTTGTCGGCGATTCACGCAATGACGTGCTGGCGGCAAAAGCGGCTGGTGTGCGCTGTGTGGCCATGAGCTATGGCTACAACCATGGTCGGCCGATTGCTGAAGAAGCCCCGGATGTCGTCATCGACAATCTGCATGAGCTGATAGCCGGTTGCTTAGATTCTGCGCCTGAGATAACGTTGGGCGCTTCCGTTCACCCCTCTCGAAGAGATTCCATCGTGGTGGTCACTCGCAAACTCTGGATGAAAGTTATCAAGGCCCTGGCCCGCTGGCGTTGGCGCGCCTGA